A region from the Stutzerimonas stutzeri genome encodes:
- a CDS encoding isovaleryl-CoA dehydrogenase, with translation MNYSGLNFALGETVDMLRDQVRGFVADELAPRAEAIDRDNLFPSDMWRKFGDMGLLGITIDEEYGGAGMGYLAHVVALEEISRGSASVGLSYGAHSNLCVNQINRNGTPEQKAKYLPMLVSGEHVGALAMSEPNAGSDVVSMKLRADRKGDRFVLNGSKTWITNGPDANTYVIYAKTDLDKGAHGITAFIVERDWKGFSRGNKFDKLGMRGSNTCELFFDDVEVPEENVLGVENGGVKVLMSGLDYERVVLAGGPVGIMQACLDVVVPYIHDRKQFGQSIGEFQFIQGKVADMYTQLNASRAYLYTVAQACDRAETTRKDAAGVILYTAEAATQMALQAIQILGGNGYINEFPTGRLLRDAKLYEIGAGTSEIRRMLIGRELFNETK, from the coding sequence ATGAACTACTCCGGCCTCAACTTCGCCCTCGGTGAAACCGTCGACATGCTCCGCGACCAGGTGCGCGGTTTCGTGGCCGACGAACTGGCGCCCCGCGCCGAAGCCATCGACCGCGACAACCTCTTTCCCAGCGACATGTGGCGCAAGTTCGGCGACATGGGCCTGCTCGGTATCACCATAGACGAGGAATACGGCGGCGCCGGCATGGGCTACCTGGCCCACGTCGTCGCGCTCGAAGAAATCAGCCGCGGCTCGGCCTCGGTGGGGCTGTCCTACGGCGCGCATTCGAACCTGTGCGTCAATCAGATAAACCGCAACGGCACGCCGGAGCAGAAGGCGAAATACCTGCCCATGCTGGTCTCCGGTGAACACGTCGGCGCGCTGGCCATGAGCGAGCCCAATGCTGGCTCCGACGTCGTGTCGATGAAGCTGCGCGCCGACCGCAAGGGCGATCGCTTCGTGCTCAACGGCAGCAAGACCTGGATCACCAACGGCCCGGACGCCAATACCTACGTGATCTACGCCAAGACCGACCTGGACAAGGGCGCCCATGGCATCACCGCCTTCATCGTCGAGCGCGATTGGAAGGGTTTCAGCCGTGGCAACAAGTTCGACAAGCTCGGCATGCGCGGCTCCAACACCTGCGAGCTGTTCTTCGACGACGTCGAGGTACCAGAAGAGAACGTACTGGGCGTCGAGAACGGCGGCGTCAAGGTGCTGATGAGCGGGCTGGACTACGAACGCGTGGTGCTCGCTGGCGGCCCGGTCGGGATCATGCAGGCCTGCCTGGACGTGGTGGTGCCCTACATCCACGACCGCAAGCAGTTCGGCCAGAGCATCGGCGAGTTCCAGTTCATTCAGGGCAAGGTCGCCGACATGTACACCCAGCTCAACGCCAGCCGCGCCTATCTGTATACGGTCGCCCAGGCCTGCGACCGCGCCGAAACCACCCGCAAGGATGCCGCTGGCGTAATCCTCTACACCGCCGAAGCGGCAACACAGATGGCGCTGCAGGCGATCCAGATTCTCGGTGGCAACGGCTACATCAACGAATTCCCCACCGGCCGGCTGCTGCGCGACGCCAAGCTCTACGAGATTGGCGCCGGGACCAGCGAGATCCGCCGGATGCTGATCGGGCGTGAGTTGTTCAACGAAACGAAATAA